The segment CTAACCCACgtctttcactgaaatatttcattggTTAGAGTGCGTTTCATACGCCTGGGCCAATACAAACTGGAATGAGCAGCACCAAgcgctgcagagctgctgtagcTGTAACAGAGGATTCAGTTCTACAGACTGCCGAGTCTGTGCCGCCTCCAGGGGCCCACGGCAGGCAAGGGCGGCACCTGTATTGGTGTCCCTCCGTTAACCACAGCAGGAAAACCCTTCAGGCGGCAATGCAGGCTGGTGGGGGGAGCGGCACATTCATTTGTCGGAGGCGTAAAACGAAGCTCCCACGACCCGCTTCCTTACAGTTACATAAGAGAAGTACGCCGGCTATTCCGGCAGCGGCACGACGTAACCCCCCGCGTTACATAAGGCCCTCCGGCGcccacagagcagccctcagaCACCGCCCTAAAGGCGGAGCCCTCACAAACCCCCGCGGGAGCGAAGCAGGCAGCGAAACGCCGCGGGAATCCCCGCCCCCAAAACCATCAGTTTTCAAATAATCAGTAAGCTGGAGATGGGAACGTCATAACCTAACGCTGCCTGATGCGGCACAGCTCAAAGCGACCTCTTGTATTACTTAAAGCCCGACGGCTATCAGCCGGCTGGGCCCTCGCACCAACCCCGGCCGCTTCTCAGCGGCGCAAGCGCGGGGAGCACAGcgtgtggggagggggggaggagcACAGCGTGTGGGGGGGCGCCCCCCGCGCCCGCACTGTCCTCCCACacccccgcccctccccccaTGGCCGCCCGCACCTCGCTCCCCACGCCGGGGCCAACCCGCGGCCGTGCAGTGCGGGCCGCAGCACGCCGGCGCCTGCCGCCACTGACCTAAGTAAAGCACGACCGGGATGAAGCCCCAGCGGATGGCGAACTGACCACCcttgaagagctgctgcagccgcTGCTTGGCCTCCTTGCTGAGCTTCGGCATGCCGGCGgcggggagagagagaggagcagCCCGCCCACGGACGTCACTCGGCGGCGGTGGGCGGCGCTCCGAGGGAACCCTTCCGGGGGCGAAGAGCCGGAGTTTGCTCGGGGGCGGAGGCCGCGGGCCGCCCTCGTCTGCCCCTGGGCCGTTTTTATGCCCCGGTATGCCCCTTCACGCCGCTCCCTGCCGAGGCTGGAAGCGGCAGCgggtaagtgaagggcagagACGGAGTGCTGAGAGCAGTGCTTCCGGGTGACGCTGAAAATGGCCCTCGCGTTGTGCTGTCCCAGCTGGCGTTGTGTCTCACGTGGCCTGCTGCCTTTGGCTGCTGTGGCAGACAGAGGCGGCCTGCGGGTGCCCGGCGCCGCCTGGGGAGCGGCACGGTTAGGAGCGGCGGTCTGTGCCAGGCCTGCTAGTGGGGCTCAAGCTGTGCTCCTAGTTTGGAGGGTATCTGTTTGTGTATGGAAAGTGCAGGGGCGGGTGGAATATGTTACCAGAGAAATcgcagctcctggcactgcagaCATCCACATCGTGCTGTACggaatcacaggatcattaGGGTTGGAGAAGACACCGAGATCCTCTAGTCCAGCCACCAACCCGTCcccactgaccgtgtccctcagtgccacatccacatgtcCTGAACGCGTCCAGGGCCGGTGAtcccaccgcctccctgggcagcccattgcagggCATCACcattccttctgaaaatatctttttcctaATCTCCAACCTGC is part of the Gallus gallus isolate bGalGal1 chromosome 2, bGalGal1.mat.broiler.GRCg7b, whole genome shotgun sequence genome and harbors:
- the TOMM7 gene encoding mitochondrial import receptor subunit TOM7 homolog; this translates as MPKLSKEAKQRLQQLFKGGQFAIRWGFIPVVLYLGFRRGADPGMPEPTIWSLLWG